One genomic window of Solanum stenotomum isolate F172 chromosome 9, ASM1918654v1, whole genome shotgun sequence includes the following:
- the LOC125876049 gene encoding probable E3 ubiquitin-protein ligase XBOS32 isoform X1 → MPERYPKTMRFLSLVGNSFGCSASGERLVSAARDGDIQEAKALLDYNPRLVRYSTFGVRNSPLHYSAAQGHHEIVSLLLESGVDINLRNYRGQTALMQACQYGHWEVVQILILFMANIHKADYLNGGTALHLAALNGHSRCIRLLLADYIPSIPNFCNVMRKRSRNGDSIQEFDDFALHEVINRPADGGITALHMAALNGHVESLQLLLDLGASVTKVTVEDGTTIDLIGAGSTPLHYAACGGNAQCCQLLIARGASLNAENVNGWTSLMVARSWHRDGLEEILSTRPEKQPRPLPSPFLCLPLMSIVKIARECGWRTIDSPSSTCLDPCVVCLERKCTVAAEGCFHEFCTRCALYLCSTSSTSTAAHGPPGSIPCPLCRHGIVSFVKLADTTPIIKEAARTSLSLPFCSCTADGQEPTTLETPLCKPDLYCSRLSPLGSSFRSLSCQKFPALKFSPGLCMGTPDASPSLVPRTGEREHLTRCSRPIFRRSTSNVEARRWLCSFSQSVETGSSF, encoded by the exons ATGCCAGAACGATATCCGAAAACTATGAGATTTTTGAGCCTTGTGGGAAATTCATTTGGATGCTCTGCGTCAGGCGAGCGGTTGGTTTCTGCTGCTAGAGATGGAGATATCCAGGAAGCAAAGGCTTTACTGGATTATAATCCTCGGTTAGTGAGGTATTCGACTTTTGGTGTTCGAAATTCACCTCTCCATTATTCAGCTGCCCAAGGACATCATGAG ATTGTTAGTCTCTTGCTTGAGTCTGGAGTTGACATCAATCTCAGAAACTACCGTGGACAG ACTGCTTTGATGCAAGCATGTCAGTATGGTCACTGGGAGGTCGTTCAGATTCTCATTCTTTTCATGGCCAAT ATTCATAAGGCTGATTATCTCAATGGAGGTACAGCACTTCATTTAGCTGCTCTAAATGGACATTCTCGATGTATACGGCTTCTCCTTGCTGATTATATTCCCAGCATCCCTAATTTCTGTAATGTCATGAGAAAGAGATCAAGAAACGGAGACTCTATCCAGGAATTCGATGACTt TGCACTACATGAGGTGATCAATAGACCTGCTGATGGTGGCATTACCGCCCTTCATATGGCAGCGCTGAATGGCCATGTGGAAAGTCTGCAGCTACTCTTGGACTTGGGAGCTTCGGTCACCAAGGTTACTGTGGAAGATGGGACTACAATCGATTTGATAG GTGCAGGAAGTACACCGCTTCATTATGCTGCATGTGGTGGGAATGCTCAGTGTTGCCAG CTTTTAATTGCCAGGGGTGCCAGTCTCAATGCAGAAAATGTGAATGG GTGGACATCCTTGATGGTTGCTCGATCATGGCATAGAGATGGGCTGGAGGAGATTTTAAGTACTCGTCCAGAAAAACAACCACGTCCCCTTCCTTCACCATTCTTATGCCTCCCTCTTATGAGCATAGTGAAGATTGCTAG AGAATGTGGATGGAGAACAATTGATTCCCCGTCGTCAACTTGTTTAGACCCTTGTGTTGTTTGTCTTGAAAGAAAGTGTACAGTTGCTGCAGAAG GTTGTTTTCATGAGTTCTGCACGCGCTGTGCATTGTACCTGTGTTCCACCAGTAGCACCTCAACCGCGGCCCATGGCCCTCCAGGCTCGATTCCTTGCCCTTTATGTCGACACGGCATTGTTTCATTCGTTAAGCTGGCAGATACAACGCCTATCATCAAGGAAGCAGCGCGAACAAGTCTATCGTTGCCTTTTTGTTCCTGTACAGCTGATGGACAAGAACCAACTACATTAGAAACACCTTTATGCAAGCCCGATTTATATTGCTCCCGACTCTCTCCTCTGGGCTCTTCCTTCCGGTCATTAAGCTGCCAAAAGTTCCCGGCATTGAAATTCAGCCCAGGCCTTTGTATGGGAACGCCAGACGCGAGTCCATCTTTAGTTCCAAGAACCGGTGAACGAGAACATCTGACTCGATGCTCACGACCTATCTTTAGGCGATCAACGTCAAACGTCGAAGCTAGAAGATGGTTATGTTCCTTCAGCCAATCTGTAGAAACTGGAAGCAGTTTCTGA
- the LOC125876050 gene encoding RING-H2 finger protein ATL13-like, which produces MNQQLSLLQPPPPPFSTHDSSDGGGLFNLNNKVSPSILLVIIILAIIFFISGLLHLAVRCLLRPSNRDPDDLDNVTALQGQLQQLFNLHDAGVDQSFIDTLPVFNYKSIIGVKDPFDCAVCLCEFESDDKLRWLPKCSHAFHMECIDTWLLSHSTCPLCRASLLPDFSSPSHNNHTCSPVVFVLESDSGSSRENSNTIVPNSHELVGSLRRSNSISRLSLSSSLFDDNISVSDIVVVAKSCDEIQPKEGEIVEKVVQVKLGKFKNVDPQEQHHVGSGDDQEGSSNNIDIRRCFSMGSFAYVLDETTALHVPIRNTPSKKQAIKKLNHRQAMSECGGCDSRREFNGFEGFKFAEKPLNSNNENKILEQGKCKTESFSISKIWLRGGKDESTNPRRAFSFRFPANQNIPVAGSASAATKNGCRRTVSEIDLGTWENNEGCDEENQCSNRLEFQPKTPSFARRTLFWLMGRQNKVVHSSYSSNL; this is translated from the coding sequence ATGAATCAGCAATTATCCCTCCTTCAACCACCTCCACCCCCATTTTCTACTCATGATTCTAGTGATGGTGGTGGTCTTTTCAATTTGAATAACAAGGTTAGTCCAAGTATACTTCTAGTAATCATTATTCTTGCTATTATCTTTTTTATATCTGGTTTGCTTCACTTAGCTGTTAGATGTCTATTAAGGCCATCAAATAGAGATCCAGATGATTTAGATAATGTGACAGCCTTACAAGGTCAATTGCAACAGCTTTTTAACCTTCATGATGCTGGTGTGGATCAATCTTTCATTGACACACTTCCTGTGTTTAATTACAAGTCCATTATTGGTGTCAAAGATCCCTTTGATTGTGCTGTTTGTTTGTGTGAATTTGAGTCTGATGACAAACTTAGATGGTTGCCAAAATGTAGTCATGCTTTTCATATGGAGTGTATTGATACTTGGCTTTTGTCACATTCAACTTGCCCTCTGTGTAGAGCTAGTTTATTGCCTGATTTCTCTTCACCATCACATAACAACCATACTTGTTCCCCTGTTGTATTTGTTCTCGAGTCTGATAGTGGAAGTTCAAGAGAAAACAGCAACACTATTGTTCCTAATAGTCATGAATTGGTTGGGTCATTGAGGAGGAGCAATTCAATTTCAAGATTGAGTTTGAGTAGTTCACTTTTTGATGACAACATTAGTGTTTCTGATATTGTTGTTGTCGCGAAATCTTGTGATGAAATCCAACCAAAAGAAGGAGAGATTGTTGAAAAAGTTGTACAAGTCAAGCTCGGGAAATTCAAGAATGTGGATCCACAAGAACAACATCATGTAGGTAGTGGTGATGATCAAGAAGGAAGTAGCAATAATATTGATATAAGAAGGTGTTTTTCAATGGGATCATTTGCTTATGTATTAGATGAGACCACAGCTTTACATGTCCCTATAAGGAACACACCATCAAAAAAGCAAGCAAtcaagaagctaaatcatagaCAAGCAATGTCTGAATGTGGTGGATGTGATTCAAGAAGGGAATTCAATGGATTTGAGGGATTCAAATTTGCTGAAAAACCATTGAATAGCAACAATGAAAACAAGATTCTTGAACAAGGGAAATGCAAAACAGAGAGCTTTTCAATATCCAAGATTTGGTTAAGGGGGGGAAAAGATGAGAGTACTAATCCAAGAAGGGCATTTTCATTCCGGTTTCCAGCCAACCAGAACATTCCAGTCGCGGGCTCTGCCTCTGCCGCGACCAAGAATGGTTGTAGGAGGACAGTCTCAGAGATTGATCTTGGTACATGGGAAAACAATGAAGGATGTGATGAAGAAAATCAATGTTCCAATAGATTGGAATTTCAACCAAAGACACCATCTTTTGCAAGAAGAACACTTTTTTGGCTTATGGGAAGACAAAACAAAGTTGTGCACTCTTCTTATTCATCAAATCTCTAg
- the LOC125876049 gene encoding probable E3 ubiquitin-protein ligase XBOS32 isoform X2: protein MRFLSLVGNSFGCSASGERLVSAARDGDIQEAKALLDYNPRLVRYSTFGVRNSPLHYSAAQGHHEIVSLLLESGVDINLRNYRGQTALMQACQYGHWEVVQILILFMANIHKADYLNGGTALHLAALNGHSRCIRLLLADYIPSIPNFCNVMRKRSRNGDSIQEFDDFALHEVINRPADGGITALHMAALNGHVESLQLLLDLGASVTKVTVEDGTTIDLIGAGSTPLHYAACGGNAQCCQLLIARGASLNAENVNGWTSLMVARSWHRDGLEEILSTRPEKQPRPLPSPFLCLPLMSIVKIARECGWRTIDSPSSTCLDPCVVCLERKCTVAAEGCFHEFCTRCALYLCSTSSTSTAAHGPPGSIPCPLCRHGIVSFVKLADTTPIIKEAARTSLSLPFCSCTADGQEPTTLETPLCKPDLYCSRLSPLGSSFRSLSCQKFPALKFSPGLCMGTPDASPSLVPRTGEREHLTRCSRPIFRRSTSNVEARRWLCSFSQSVETGSSF from the exons ATGAGATTTTTGAGCCTTGTGGGAAATTCATTTGGATGCTCTGCGTCAGGCGAGCGGTTGGTTTCTGCTGCTAGAGATGGAGATATCCAGGAAGCAAAGGCTTTACTGGATTATAATCCTCGGTTAGTGAGGTATTCGACTTTTGGTGTTCGAAATTCACCTCTCCATTATTCAGCTGCCCAAGGACATCATGAG ATTGTTAGTCTCTTGCTTGAGTCTGGAGTTGACATCAATCTCAGAAACTACCGTGGACAG ACTGCTTTGATGCAAGCATGTCAGTATGGTCACTGGGAGGTCGTTCAGATTCTCATTCTTTTCATGGCCAAT ATTCATAAGGCTGATTATCTCAATGGAGGTACAGCACTTCATTTAGCTGCTCTAAATGGACATTCTCGATGTATACGGCTTCTCCTTGCTGATTATATTCCCAGCATCCCTAATTTCTGTAATGTCATGAGAAAGAGATCAAGAAACGGAGACTCTATCCAGGAATTCGATGACTt TGCACTACATGAGGTGATCAATAGACCTGCTGATGGTGGCATTACCGCCCTTCATATGGCAGCGCTGAATGGCCATGTGGAAAGTCTGCAGCTACTCTTGGACTTGGGAGCTTCGGTCACCAAGGTTACTGTGGAAGATGGGACTACAATCGATTTGATAG GTGCAGGAAGTACACCGCTTCATTATGCTGCATGTGGTGGGAATGCTCAGTGTTGCCAG CTTTTAATTGCCAGGGGTGCCAGTCTCAATGCAGAAAATGTGAATGG GTGGACATCCTTGATGGTTGCTCGATCATGGCATAGAGATGGGCTGGAGGAGATTTTAAGTACTCGTCCAGAAAAACAACCACGTCCCCTTCCTTCACCATTCTTATGCCTCCCTCTTATGAGCATAGTGAAGATTGCTAG AGAATGTGGATGGAGAACAATTGATTCCCCGTCGTCAACTTGTTTAGACCCTTGTGTTGTTTGTCTTGAAAGAAAGTGTACAGTTGCTGCAGAAG GTTGTTTTCATGAGTTCTGCACGCGCTGTGCATTGTACCTGTGTTCCACCAGTAGCACCTCAACCGCGGCCCATGGCCCTCCAGGCTCGATTCCTTGCCCTTTATGTCGACACGGCATTGTTTCATTCGTTAAGCTGGCAGATACAACGCCTATCATCAAGGAAGCAGCGCGAACAAGTCTATCGTTGCCTTTTTGTTCCTGTACAGCTGATGGACAAGAACCAACTACATTAGAAACACCTTTATGCAAGCCCGATTTATATTGCTCCCGACTCTCTCCTCTGGGCTCTTCCTTCCGGTCATTAAGCTGCCAAAAGTTCCCGGCATTGAAATTCAGCCCAGGCCTTTGTATGGGAACGCCAGACGCGAGTCCATCTTTAGTTCCAAGAACCGGTGAACGAGAACATCTGACTCGATGCTCACGACCTATCTTTAGGCGATCAACGTCAAACGTCGAAGCTAGAAGATGGTTATGTTCCTTCAGCCAATCTGTAGAAACTGGAAGCAGTTTCTGA